One window from the genome of Blastocatellia bacterium encodes:
- a CDS encoding VCBS repeat-containing protein: MCQNLMTVGAVSFSLTSGQASRTEGLGEALETANNMGVLVTDYANDLVWVYLGKGDGRFQRFRFYAVGQGPIALAVGDINQDGKTDWVAANYLSSTLSVALGNGDGTFGRVSTLSLNEGENPSSLAMGDFNGDGRLDVAVANFVSNNVTVLLGRGDGRFHEALSIPLLGQGPSAIVTADFNLDGALDLAVTNMLSNEVSLLFGDGKGTFGEVERIPVGEAPVALAVADFNRDGRPDLVAANFNGDGLSLLLSRSGVSRSLIFTRTEISLSENPVALVTGEFVRETPGIATVHLSLGEVSLVHVQQGQVVQRNVRRMSVMTPNPTSLTLGDFNNDGLLDVVVVGSPLGELTALLGKGDGTFILKR, encoded by the coding sequence ATGTGCCAGAACCTGATGACGGTGGGAGCTGTTTCTTTCTCCCTGACAAGCGGACAGGCGTCGCGGACCGAAGGACTGGGCGAGGCGCTTGAGACCGCCAATAACATGGGAGTGCTCGTCACCGACTATGCCAATGACCTGGTGTGGGTCTACCTGGGCAAGGGGGATGGAAGATTTCAACGATTCCGCTTCTACGCCGTGGGCCAGGGTCCGATCGCTCTGGCGGTCGGCGACATCAACCAGGATGGGAAGACAGACTGGGTGGCGGCCAATTACCTCTCCAGTACCTTGTCGGTGGCTCTCGGAAACGGCGATGGCACATTTGGTCGGGTTTCCACGCTTTCCCTGAATGAGGGCGAGAATCCATCCTCCCTGGCGATGGGCGATTTCAATGGAGATGGCCGACTCGATGTGGCCGTCGCCAACTTCGTCTCGAACAACGTCACGGTTCTGCTCGGCCGGGGAGATGGCCGATTCCACGAAGCGTTGAGCATCCCTCTTCTTGGTCAGGGGCCGAGTGCGATTGTGACGGCCGATTTCAACCTCGACGGCGCCCTTGACCTCGCCGTGACGAACATGCTCTCAAACGAAGTCTCACTCCTCTTCGGCGACGGAAAAGGGACGTTCGGAGAAGTTGAACGAATTCCTGTGGGAGAGGCCCCGGTGGCGCTGGCTGTCGCCGACTTTAATCGGGATGGTCGTCCTGATCTAGTCGCAGCAAACTTCAACGGGGATGGGCTGTCGCTTCTGCTCTCACGATCAGGAGTCTCTCGGTCCCTCATCTTCACTCGCACTGAGATTTCGCTTAGTGAGAATCCGGTGGCCCTGGTAACCGGAGAGTTTGTTCGAGAGACGCCGGGAATTGCCACGGTACATCTCTCCCTGGGCGAGGTTTCGCTCGTTCACGTGCAGCAGGGACAGGTCGTGCAACGAAATGTTCGAAGAATGTCAGTGATGACTCCCAATCCAACCTCGCTTACTCTTGGGGATTTCAATAATGATGGTCTGCTCGATGTCGTTGTCGTGGGGTCGCCCCTGGGAGAGCTGACCGCGCTGCTAGGTAAGGGTGATGGGACCTTCATCCTTAAGCGGTGA